One Chitinophaga sp. H8 DNA window includes the following coding sequences:
- a CDS encoding RagB/SusD family nutrient uptake outer membrane protein codes for MNRQFFCFVALLLCTTLSGCKKFLNIKPLDRLAGNAFWQSRGDVESYVSNIYGQFRDKIQSTSFIPGAGELRSGMLKMSENTNTSARRYIDLLGQNLVKEVMPEGEVWNQWGFNFPSMTQWKEFYRVIQSANVCVFELGKRTIPGLSSSDVKRYQAEAVFMRCLTYLFMVRVWGDVPYYTDAYENQALGREDMKKVISNCIADLAAVKDDLPWTYGDPAFRAVRASRGSAIALLMYMNLWNAGFDKANKEAYYTHAATLGKELVESGVHHLLPLKDFNILFKGRSPEGLLEVAQSSNYGETLSAVSPFSDLVLRYPNKRPLAGHEVSYGYFRAEFLRVLYPDGQSDLRKDYWFDQYMYSNSGMFQFLKFTNIYAIGEQDVNPDDNVIIFRYAGAILWMAEALAELGKDGEAKTALNMVRERAGVQPYSGVGGPALKEAIFIEEAKELMGEGLYYYDLLRTGRVLDSKWCNKPLTPDQFNRGGWTWPLSPSVQNNNAKIKLNEYWIQ; via the coding sequence ATGAATCGTCAGTTTTTTTGTTTTGTTGCCTTATTGCTATGCACCACTTTATCAGGATGTAAGAAATTCCTGAATATAAAGCCATTGGATAGGTTGGCAGGAAATGCCTTCTGGCAATCACGTGGGGATGTGGAGTCATATGTAAGTAACATATACGGGCAGTTCCGGGACAAAATTCAATCTACCTCCTTTATCCCCGGTGCAGGTGAATTACGTTCAGGCATGTTAAAAATGTCAGAAAACACAAATACTTCCGCCAGGCGCTATATAGATCTGCTGGGACAAAATCTGGTAAAAGAAGTGATGCCGGAAGGGGAAGTATGGAATCAATGGGGATTTAATTTTCCCAGTATGACCCAATGGAAGGAATTTTACCGTGTTATCCAATCAGCCAATGTATGTGTGTTTGAATTAGGTAAACGTACTATACCCGGGCTGTCGTCCAGCGATGTAAAAAGATATCAGGCGGAAGCGGTTTTTATGCGTTGCCTTACCTATCTGTTTATGGTAAGGGTTTGGGGAGATGTGCCTTATTACACAGACGCCTATGAAAACCAGGCCCTTGGGAGAGAAGATATGAAAAAAGTAATCAGCAACTGTATTGCAGACCTTGCTGCTGTTAAAGATGATCTTCCATGGACGTACGGTGATCCTGCTTTCAGAGCAGTAAGAGCTTCCCGGGGTAGTGCCATTGCCTTACTGATGTATATGAATTTATGGAATGCCGGCTTTGACAAAGCTAATAAAGAAGCCTACTATACACATGCGGCTACGCTTGGTAAAGAACTGGTAGAAAGTGGGGTACATCATTTATTACCACTAAAAGATTTTAATATCCTGTTTAAAGGCCGTTCTCCCGAAGGATTACTGGAAGTAGCGCAAAGCTCCAACTATGGAGAAACCCTGAGCGCAGTATCACCATTTTCTGATCTGGTATTACGGTATCCCAACAAAAGACCATTGGCAGGTCATGAAGTAAGCTATGGTTATTTCCGCGCAGAATTCCTGCGGGTGTTATACCCTGACGGGCAGTCTGATTTGCGAAAAGACTATTGGTTTGATCAGTATATGTATTCCAATAGCGGGATGTTCCAATTCCTCAAGTTTACCAATATCTATGCAATAGGCGAGCAGGATGTAAACCCGGATGACAACGTGATCATTTTCCGTTATGCAGGTGCTATCCTGTGGATGGCAGAAGCACTGGCAGAACTGGGCAAAGATGGAGAAGCGAAGACAGCGTTGAACATGGTACGTGAAAGAGCAGGTGTACAGCCATACAGCGGTGTTGGCGGCCCTGCATTAAAAGAGGCCATCTTTATTGAAGAAGCAAAAGAACTGATGGGCGAAGGGCTGTATTATTACGACCTCTTAAGGACCGGCCGTGTGCTGGATTCCAAATGGTGCAACAAACCACTTACTCCCGACCAATTTAATCGTGGAGGCTGGACCTGGCCATTATCTCCCAGCGTACAAAACAACAACGCAAAAATCAAACTGAACGAGTACTGGATACAGTAA
- a CDS encoding SusC/RagA family TonB-linked outer membrane protein, whose protein sequence is MKKVLALFWICCSLLLPPYLAHAQNKVVIKGVVRDAESNERMIGVSIMGGTPPKAIGVTDANGVFSVTVDAGSILVFRFIGYTDNKIKLTGKNDISIRMRVNENKLNETVVIGYQKKTREVVTGSAIIVSGKELQDIPVSNVEQLLQGKVPGLNIQNNTGAPGFRGSVFIRGISSIGVSGAGNDAFLTPTSPLYVIDGVPIDATTSFEYGFQSAGPSVSPLSLIPPEDVESLEVLKDAQATSLYGSRGAYGVILITTKRGNSPVPLVRYTGNFFMNTPPKLRPTIGGRMERDVRLSQIFAGGRINDIYRISNTPFLADSLNPYYNNSTNWQDIFFRTTYNQTHNVSISGGDPTFNYKANLGYYHENGVIRNTGFDRYSLGMNMEYKPSKRLRVFGTMNAGLGQKSKGAGNGLTQSGVAENGKTSSLLPAPSFFLSSNSVLASLNTKNDNKAANLRTSLDATFEITKGFSAASSVSYEYSSNTEDNFTPAAANKDFSRVYAYSDRNYTLYNRNSLSYFQSIKEKHNFFISVFNEIYSKGFQANVVRQEKTPNDQFQGPLGFDGWYSRGGGVLDNYSNGRIASFAGTFSYDYKKKYILDVSYRMDGSSTSGFEDPYARNPSIGLRWNFSKENALAEKHWLTYGSLRSSWGRNIVPTGDLFSIYGQYNINGTYNNIQRIGLDFGQLPNPFLKPSTTTQYNLGFEAGFFDSRVEVIFDTYYKDVSNLLKSKPLPDISGFDNFNSNEVSLINYGYELMLTFRPLSKKSAFQWTISLNAAINKDILTRLPDAENQFTYVDGGTNQYILFRRGRNSFSNYIFKNNGAFPTNDDVPLDPATGRYYSTAWGIPYQAGDPYYEDVDGDFVTTDRDRMPVGNSMPTITGGISSYLSYKNFSLNIQGSFTILRDILNNALAERMQLIANPFDEKSMIIYDNLDYWKKSGDVAKYANLFDYYRAAQTYPFRFDQTTFQETGTYYKLNTISLSYNLDRKFVKQFGMNSVRLYLSGNNLITLSKYSGPNPENVTDLGKDRSDGYPVPRTYNFGLNVEF, encoded by the coding sequence ATGAAAAAAGTACTTGCATTATTTTGGATCTGTTGCAGTTTGCTACTGCCGCCATATCTGGCACATGCACAAAATAAAGTAGTAATAAAGGGAGTAGTACGGGATGCAGAGAGCAATGAACGTATGATCGGTGTGAGTATCATGGGCGGCACTCCTCCCAAAGCCATCGGGGTAACAGATGCCAACGGGGTATTCTCTGTTACTGTGGATGCCGGCAGTATACTTGTATTCCGCTTTATAGGATATACAGACAACAAGATAAAGCTTACCGGCAAGAACGATATTTCTATCCGTATGCGGGTAAACGAAAACAAACTCAATGAAACAGTGGTGATCGGTTACCAGAAAAAGACAAGGGAAGTGGTAACCGGCTCTGCTATTATTGTAAGTGGAAAAGAGCTGCAGGATATTCCGGTGAGCAATGTGGAGCAATTATTACAGGGTAAGGTACCAGGGCTGAATATCCAGAACAATACAGGGGCTCCCGGTTTCAGGGGTTCTGTATTTATCCGTGGTATTTCTTCAATTGGTGTTTCCGGTGCGGGTAATGATGCCTTCCTGACACCAACTTCACCATTGTATGTCATTGACGGGGTACCTATCGACGCTACTACCAGTTTTGAATATGGCTTCCAGTCGGCCGGACCCAGTGTAAGCCCGCTTTCTTTAATCCCGCCGGAAGATGTGGAAAGCCTGGAGGTATTAAAAGATGCACAGGCTACTTCCTTGTACGGCTCCCGTGGTGCATATGGGGTAATTCTCATCACTACTAAAAGAGGTAATTCCCCCGTTCCCCTGGTACGGTATACAGGCAATTTTTTCATGAATACACCTCCTAAATTACGCCCAACTATCGGAGGAAGAATGGAGCGGGACGTAAGGCTGTCGCAGATCTTTGCAGGAGGCCGTATCAATGATATATACCGGATTTCCAACACACCCTTCCTGGCAGACAGCCTGAACCCTTATTACAATAATTCTACCAACTGGCAGGATATATTTTTCCGTACCACTTACAATCAGACGCATAACGTATCTATCAGCGGAGGTGATCCTACCTTTAACTATAAGGCAAACCTCGGCTACTACCATGAAAATGGGGTGATCCGTAACACGGGTTTCGACAGGTACTCCCTGGGGATGAACATGGAGTATAAACCCAGCAAGCGCCTGCGTGTATTTGGTACTATGAATGCAGGATTAGGGCAGAAAAGCAAAGGAGCGGGTAACGGGCTGACGCAGTCGGGCGTAGCAGAAAATGGGAAAACCTCCTCTCTCCTCCCCGCACCTTCATTCTTCCTCAGTAGTAATAGTGTACTGGCATCACTGAATACCAAAAATGATAATAAGGCAGCTAACCTGCGTACCAGTCTGGATGCAACGTTTGAGATCACCAAAGGCTTCAGTGCAGCTTCCAGTGTGAGTTACGAATATTCTTCCAATACGGAAGATAACTTCACGCCTGCAGCGGCTAATAAAGACTTTTCCCGTGTGTATGCTTATAGCGACCGTAATTACACGCTGTACAACAGGAACAGCCTTTCCTACTTCCAGTCCATCAAAGAAAAACATAATTTCTTTATATCCGTATTCAATGAAATCTATTCCAAAGGATTTCAGGCCAATGTGGTAAGGCAGGAAAAAACGCCGAATGATCAGTTTCAGGGCCCACTGGGATTTGATGGCTGGTATTCACGTGGCGGAGGGGTACTGGATAACTACAGTAATGGCAGGATCGCGTCTTTCGCCGGTACATTCTCCTACGACTATAAAAAGAAGTATATCCTGGATGTAAGTTATCGTATGGACGGTTCTTCTACCAGCGGGTTTGAAGATCCCTATGCCAGAAATCCTTCTATTGGATTGAGATGGAATTTCAGCAAGGAAAATGCGCTGGCAGAGAAACACTGGCTCACCTATGGTTCCCTTCGTAGCAGCTGGGGCCGGAACATTGTTCCTACAGGCGACTTATTCTCCATCTACGGTCAGTACAACATCAATGGTACTTACAACAATATTCAACGTATAGGGCTTGATTTTGGACAACTGCCCAATCCTTTCCTGAAACCTTCTACTACTACCCAATATAACCTGGGTTTTGAAGCGGGTTTCTTTGACAGCCGGGTAGAAGTGATATTTGATACTTACTATAAGGATGTTTCCAATCTGTTAAAATCCAAACCGCTTCCGGACATTTCCGGTTTTGACAATTTCAATTCCAATGAGGTAAGTCTGATCAACTACGGTTATGAACTGATGCTTACTTTCCGGCCATTGTCTAAGAAAAGTGCTTTTCAATGGACTATCAGCCTGAATGCAGCCATCAACAAAGATATCCTCACCAGGCTGCCGGATGCAGAAAATCAATTTACATATGTGGATGGTGGCACTAACCAATATATTCTGTTCCGCAGAGGACGTAATAGTTTCAGCAACTACATCTTTAAGAATAATGGCGCCTTCCCTACCAATGATGACGTGCCACTGGATCCTGCTACCGGCAGATATTACAGTACTGCCTGGGGCATTCCCTATCAAGCAGGAGACCCTTATTATGAAGATGTAGATGGTGATTTTGTAACAACGGACAGAGACCGTATGCCGGTTGGTAACTCTATGCCTACCATTACAGGTGGTATCAGTTCCTACCTCAGCTATAAAAACTTTTCTCTGAATATTCAGGGTTCATTTACCATTCTGCGTGATATCCTGAATAATGCACTGGCAGAGCGCATGCAACTGATCGCTAATCCTTTTGATGAGAAGTCTATGATTATCTATGATAATCTGGATTACTGGAAAAAATCCGGGGATGTAGCCAAGTACGCGAATCTCTTTGATTACTATCGCGCAGCACAAACCTATCCATTCCGTTTTGATCAGACTACTTTCCAGGAAACAGGTACCTACTATAAACTCAATACAATCTCTTTATCCTATAACCTGGACCGGAAATTTGTGAAACAATTCGGGATGAATTCTGTGCGGCTTTATTTATCCGGCAATAACCTGATCACATTATCCAAATATTCCGGACCTAATCCTGAAAACGTGACAGACCTTGGTAAAGACCGTTCAGATGGTTATCCGGTACCACGCACTTATAATTTTGGTCTTAATGTAGAATTCTAA
- a CDS encoding DUF5007 domain-containing protein yields the protein MIKITRYHLLPLALALPLLWVGGCKKMLPTDVDPFSPKATYTTTTFMPILGRTTVFTGIFNPDNSGLPFNFKIVNVRTADGHPSDAPTKKMPVLVWKKGYTGQEKTVAEIEAKREMEEHPLWEVRPKSGEFILWQMADSLLLKQQPDSGYLFDVEVRNSGGGKDFKNLRLMPYRMQAYSPYEFDQVTGIQKTETDGNITQLFYNHPGLSNVISAATEKGIRPIDTRVYFHKVGDGNTLSFKFLDKDSAVIDPAKFNLTKWDELLHGFNKKQTPEKVTYDVAFPIPLVKLITKYTTGDGASAQVVFGYNRIGYGGIRQDAYISYAFNLYQKGDWEMVIHFTKDNPKFEND from the coding sequence ATGATAAAAATCACCAGATATCACCTGCTACCGCTGGCATTAGCTTTACCATTATTATGGGTAGGAGGATGTAAAAAAATGCTGCCGACAGATGTGGACCCGTTTAGTCCAAAGGCTACTTATACTACTACTACTTTTATGCCGATATTAGGAAGAACCACAGTATTCACGGGTATATTCAATCCGGATAATTCTGGCCTTCCCTTTAATTTCAAAATTGTAAATGTAAGAACTGCCGACGGTCATCCTTCAGATGCGCCCACTAAAAAAATGCCCGTGCTGGTATGGAAAAAAGGATATACCGGTCAGGAAAAAACAGTGGCCGAAATAGAAGCCAAACGCGAAATGGAAGAACATCCGCTCTGGGAAGTGCGGCCTAAATCCGGTGAGTTTATATTGTGGCAAATGGCAGATAGCCTGCTACTGAAACAACAACCCGACTCCGGTTACCTGTTTGATGTAGAGGTCCGGAATTCAGGCGGCGGAAAAGATTTTAAGAATCTCCGGTTAATGCCCTACCGCATGCAGGCATATAGCCCCTATGAGTTTGATCAGGTTACAGGCATACAAAAAACAGAGACCGACGGGAATATTACACAATTATTCTACAATCATCCCGGGTTATCAAATGTAATAAGTGCTGCCACTGAAAAAGGTATCAGGCCTATTGATACCAGGGTTTATTTCCACAAGGTTGGAGATGGCAACACACTTTCCTTCAAATTCCTGGACAAGGATTCAGCCGTAATAGATCCTGCAAAATTCAATCTTACCAAATGGGATGAGCTATTACATGGCTTTAACAAAAAGCAAACACCCGAAAAAGTAACCTATGATGTTGCCTTTCCTATCCCGCTGGTAAAGCTCATCACAAAATATACCACAGGCGACGGTGCAAGTGCACAGGTAGTATTTGGATATAACAGAATAGGATATGGCGGTATACGGCAGGATGCATACATCAGTTATGCCTTTAACCTGTACCAGAAAGGAGATTGGGAGATGGTCATCCATTTTACCAAAGACAATCCAAAATTCGAGAACGACTGA